The Kaistella daneshvariae genomic sequence TCAACTAATCGTAAAACAGTTGTCTTACCAACATTATTACCTGTGGTTTGCTGAGTTAGCGTTTCGGGAGTTTCATCCACAATAAGATTTATCCCTTTTTTAAAAGGAATATCCCGAATAACACCCGCTTTATTTTCTATTATTAATCGTTTTAAAAACATTTTTCTAACAAACCTTTTTTATCTTTTTTTACTGCGCCTAAAATAAATAACCAATCTAATACCAACGTGAATAAATTGATAGAAATATCATGATTCTTAATTAGGGTACTATATAACTCAAAATAATCAAATTTTGCATTATTTGAGTTATCTAATATTTCTATTACCTTCCCACCCAAATAATACAAATCTCTTTCGGGGTTTATATTCTTATTGACTATCATTATTTTGGCGGCTCTTCTAAAATACTACATCGCATAAATGCATCTACTAAAACCACATACAAACTAATTTGTATGGCTTCAATAGGTAAATGAGTATTTGCATTACTACTATTTTCTATTAAATCCCAAAGTTTGGTTTCTACATTTTCTATAATATTATCTGCATTCGCCCTAATCTCTTCAATACTACTATATTTTTTCTTTTCATTGAGGTAGGCTGTTTTTATATTCAATAAAACATATTCTTTTTTTGTAGACCCTTGTTTTTCTATTTCTTCATAAACTTTATTAAGTCTTCCCTGATAGACTTTGTATTCCTCAATAATGGATTTGTAACGTACAACATTATTATAAAGAATTTTTTCCTCTGGGTCAGGAGCCGATGATGGATCATTAACGGCTGTGCTGTCAAAAATACTACTTC encodes the following:
- a CDS encoding ABC-three component system protein codes for the protein MADKKARQYSILTIKKLYALSGNKCAFPNCDVVFLNWEDDINFSNICHIEDANQSTHKADRYNSKLTGKERADYNNLLLLCPNHHIETNNPDKYTVDVLREMKRNHEEDILRKLSGQNLITKNPSALNIVIGSLGSSIFDSTAVNDPSSAPDPEEKILYNNVVRYKSIIEEYKVYQGRLNKVYEEIEKQGSTKKEYVLLNIKTAYLNEKKKYSSIEEIRANADNIIENVETKLWDLIENSSNANTHLPIEAIQISLYVVLVDAFMRCSILEEPPK
- a CDS encoding ABC-three component system middle component 6; translation: MIVNKNINPERDLYYLGGKVIEILDNSNNAKFDYFELYSTLIKNHDISINLFTLVLDWLFILGAVKKDKKGLLEKCF